Proteins found in one Streptomyces sp. CB09001 genomic segment:
- a CDS encoding MarR family transcriptional regulator — protein sequence MTDMERPLQPPGRLRGLASWQVNKASTLGARLTAQRMQLSARADFAVLAALEEYGALSQAEIGRRLGLDRNDVNGVLNRLESHHQVGRQVDPADRRRNVVSLTPAGRAYLEELQQHTDAVQDTLLAGLSAEERQQLHYLLTKLLASHQPQPA from the coding sequence ATGACGGACATGGAGCGCCCCTTGCAGCCCCCTGGCCGCCTGCGCGGGCTCGCCAGCTGGCAGGTGAACAAGGCGTCGACGCTCGGTGCCCGGCTGACCGCCCAACGCATGCAGTTGAGCGCCCGCGCCGATTTCGCCGTCCTGGCGGCGCTGGAGGAGTACGGGGCACTCAGCCAGGCCGAGATCGGCCGCCGTCTGGGCCTTGACCGCAACGACGTCAACGGGGTCCTCAACCGCCTGGAAAGCCACCATCAGGTCGGCCGGCAGGTCGACCCCGCCGACCGGCGCCGCAACGTGGTCAGCCTCACCCCCGCCGGCCGGGCCTACCTCGAAGAACTGCAACAGCACACCGATGCCGTGCAGGACACACTCCTCGCCGGCCTCAGTGCTGAGGAGCGACAGCAACTGCACTACTTGCTCACCAAACTGCTCGCCAGTCACCAACCACAGCCGGCGTGA
- a CDS encoding NAD(P)-binding domain-containing protein — MSRISIVGTGNMARVLGSRALAGGNAVEVIGRDASKADALAREIGGGATAGTIGAAPAGDIVILAVPYAHAVPLVRQFGNALSGKVIVDITNPFNADITGLVTPEDSSAAQEIAKAAPADAHVVKAFNTVFGHVLAAYTPEDLRPLDVFIAGDDADAKARVSSFVESLALRPLDVGDLTSARWLEGTGVLLMRAMFGKAVGSGSFSIGLTVRD, encoded by the coding sequence ATGAGCAGGATCAGCATCGTCGGGACGGGGAACATGGCCCGCGTCCTGGGCAGCCGCGCACTCGCGGGCGGCAACGCGGTCGAGGTCATCGGCCGCGATGCTTCCAAGGCCGACGCTCTGGCCAGGGAGATCGGCGGCGGCGCCACGGCGGGGACGATCGGCGCGGCCCCGGCCGGCGACATCGTCATCCTCGCCGTGCCCTACGCCCACGCCGTACCGCTCGTGCGCCAGTTCGGCAACGCGCTGTCGGGCAAGGTGATCGTCGACATCACCAACCCGTTCAATGCGGACATCACGGGGCTGGTGACGCCCGAGGACAGTTCCGCCGCGCAGGAGATCGCCAAGGCCGCCCCCGCGGATGCGCACGTCGTCAAGGCGTTCAACACCGTCTTCGGCCACGTGCTGGCCGCCTACACGCCCGAGGACCTCCGCCCACTGGACGTGTTCATCGCCGGTGACGACGCCGACGCCAAGGCGCGTGTGTCGTCGTTCGTCGAGAGCCTCGCGCTGCGCCCGCTCGACGTCGGCGACCTGACGAGCGCTCGTTGGCTCGAAGGAACGGGCGTGCTGTTGATGCGCGCCATGTTCGGCAAAGCCGTGGGCAGCGGCAGCTTCTCCATCGGCCTCACCGTCCGCGACTGA
- a CDS encoding TetR/AcrR family transcriptional regulator — MTVDTPLLPIGPPPAERADAARNREHLLNVAREMIAESGARRVTMDALAERAKLGKGTVFRRFGSRAGIFAALLDDADRTFQQRVLYGPPPLGPGADVIARLVAYGRARTGFLLEHHAIERAALDRNQQVAVAAGGMSTTHIRMLLGQARREGLLHIADIDSLAMQLAAALEGPFVMYLAPAENTAAESARQEAALADSWESLVERVLKFG; from the coding sequence ATGACCGTGGACACCCCCCTGCTGCCCATCGGGCCTCCTCCCGCCGAGCGTGCCGACGCTGCGCGCAATCGCGAACACCTGCTCAACGTCGCGCGCGAGATGATCGCCGAAAGCGGCGCGAGGCGGGTCACCATGGACGCACTGGCCGAGCGGGCCAAGCTGGGCAAGGGAACCGTCTTCCGGCGTTTCGGCAGCCGGGCGGGCATCTTCGCCGCGTTGCTCGACGACGCCGACCGCACATTCCAGCAGCGGGTGCTCTACGGGCCGCCGCCACTGGGTCCCGGCGCCGACGTGATCGCCCGGCTGGTCGCCTACGGCCGCGCGCGCACCGGATTCCTGCTCGAGCACCATGCGATCGAGCGCGCCGCACTCGATCGCAACCAGCAGGTGGCCGTCGCCGCGGGCGGGATGTCGACCACCCACATCCGGATGCTCCTCGGGCAGGCCCGGCGCGAAGGCCTCCTGCACATCGCCGACATCGACAGCCTGGCCATGCAGCTCGCCGCAGCCCTCGAGGGCCCCTTCGTGATGTACCTGGCGCCCGCGGAGAACACCGCTGCGGAATCGGCACGCCAAGAAGCCGCACTCGCCGACAGCTGGGAATCACTCGTCGAACGCGTTTTGAAGTTCGGGTGA
- a CDS encoding NAD(P)H-dependent oxidoreductase — protein sequence MTLFRLDASILPAASASAEIADVVEAKWVAAHPGEEVVRRHLGTDPLSPHTWASAVVAGFIPESERTPAQREALADAEDLVEELASADAVVLAVPFYNFGVSQHFKTWVDLVIAAAGPTTPVLKGKPTVLVTVRGGGYGPGTPREGWDHSTPYLRRILADVWEADLTVIERELTLAATTPGMESLRDLADELRTRALEEADKVGTGIATI from the coding sequence ATGACCCTGTTCCGACTCGATGCCAGCATCCTGCCCGCGGCTTCCGCCAGCGCGGAGATCGCCGACGTGGTCGAGGCCAAGTGGGTGGCAGCGCATCCCGGCGAAGAGGTGGTGCGCCGCCACCTGGGGACCGACCCGCTGTCGCCCCACACCTGGGCGAGTGCCGTCGTCGCCGGCTTCATCCCCGAATCGGAGCGCACTCCCGCCCAGCGTGAGGCGCTCGCGGACGCCGAGGATCTCGTCGAGGAGCTGGCGTCCGCGGATGCCGTCGTCCTGGCCGTGCCGTTCTACAACTTCGGCGTCTCCCAGCACTTCAAGACGTGGGTCGACCTGGTGATCGCCGCCGCAGGTCCGACCACGCCCGTTCTGAAGGGCAAGCCGACGGTGCTGGTCACCGTGCGCGGCGGCGGCTACGGCCCGGGCACCCCGCGCGAGGGCTGGGACCACTCCACCCCCTACCTCAGGCGCATCCTCGCCGATGTCTGGGAGGCCGATCTGACCGTCATCGAGCGTGAGCTCACCCTCGCGGCCACCACCCCCGGCATGGAGAGCCTGCGCGATCTTGCCGACGAGCTGCGTACCAGGGCTCTCGAGGAAGCCGACAAGGTCGGCACCGGCATCGCCACCATCTGA
- a CDS encoding YceI family protein, translating to MSTIQIASGQYTLDPVRSTVGFQRKTFWGLMAVKGVFGSVEGRGTVDADGTAEGGLVVDVTSIDSKHTKRDTHLRSKDMLDAESFPKITFDAERITPTGSSTAEVEGRLTVRGTSRKLSYPVSFKKQGTDAVVLRGAVTIDPAQFGLKNPLGMMKGPAVIDLDLRFTA from the coding sequence ATGTCCACCATCCAGATCGCATCCGGCCAGTACACACTCGACCCGGTACGCAGCACGGTCGGCTTCCAGCGAAAGACGTTCTGGGGCCTCATGGCCGTCAAGGGCGTCTTCGGTTCGGTAGAGGGCAGGGGCACCGTCGATGCGGACGGCACCGCAGAGGGCGGCCTCGTCGTCGACGTCACCTCGATCGACTCGAAGCACACCAAGCGCGACACCCACCTGCGCAGCAAGGACATGCTCGACGCCGAGTCGTTCCCGAAGATCACCTTCGACGCCGAACGCATCACGCCCACAGGCTCGAGTACGGCCGAGGTCGAGGGCAGGCTCACCGTTCGCGGGACCAGCCGAAAGCTGAGTTACCCGGTGAGTTTCAAGAAGCAGGGCACCGATGCGGTCGTGCTGCGCGGCGCCGTCACGATCGATCCGGCGCAGTTCGGTCTCAAGAACCCTCTCGGCATGATGAAGGGCCCGGCCGTCATCGACCTCGACCTGCGCTTCACCGCGTGA
- a CDS encoding cupin domain-containing protein codes for MRHSSEELFCVLQGQTDFRVGDQRASATPGTLVMVPRGTPHAPGVVGRERARILVMFAPAGPEGRAVPQ; via the coding sequence ATCCGTCACAGCAGCGAGGAGCTGTTCTGCGTCCTCCAGGGCCAGACGGACTTCCGGGTCGGCGACCAGCGGGCAAGCGCCACACCTGGCACGCTCGTCATGGTGCCGCGCGGAACGCCCCACGCGCCAGGCGTAGTCGGACGCGAGCGGGCCAGGATCCTGGTCATGTTCGCGCCCGCCGGCCCGGAGGGGCGGGCCGTTCCGCAGTAA
- a CDS encoding NmrA family NAD(P)-binding protein, with amino-acid sequence MILITTPGKVGSEAARLLAERGEAVRVLARDPAKAAGLSQVGVDVAEGDLNVPASIDAAMRDVTSVVLVSPAVPAQELNVVDSAARADVAHVVKITSKASADSPIARQRGQAEIESGLIASGLEYTLLRSNFYMQNLLMLASAISRTGRFGSSAGAGQVGFIDARDVAAVAAEIASSPDPHIGRTYLLTGPEMLSYAGVAATLTTVLGRSVAFDERTVEEDKQAMMSVGVPEPTAAMNAHAVSLIAEGEAAWLSDDVPAILGRQARTFQQFITDHRAAFS; translated from the coding sequence ATGATCCTCATCACGACACCCGGGAAAGTGGGCTCCGAAGCAGCACGTCTGCTCGCGGAGCGGGGCGAGGCCGTCCGGGTACTGGCACGCGACCCGGCGAAGGCGGCCGGGCTGAGCCAGGTCGGAGTGGACGTGGCCGAAGGCGACCTCAACGTTCCGGCGTCCATCGACGCGGCCATGCGGGACGTTACGAGCGTGGTGCTTGTCAGCCCTGCTGTACCGGCGCAGGAGCTGAACGTGGTCGACAGCGCTGCCCGCGCGGACGTCGCCCACGTCGTGAAGATCACCAGCAAGGCATCGGCGGACTCACCGATCGCCAGGCAACGCGGACAGGCCGAAATCGAATCCGGTCTGATCGCCTCAGGGCTGGAGTACACCCTCCTGCGCAGCAACTTCTATATGCAGAACCTCCTCATGCTGGCATCCGCCATCTCACGGACCGGCCGTTTCGGGTCTTCCGCCGGTGCCGGGCAGGTCGGTTTCATCGATGCCCGTGACGTCGCGGCGGTGGCCGCGGAGATCGCCTCCTCTCCCGATCCGCACATCGGCAGGACATACCTGCTCACCGGGCCCGAAATGCTTTCCTACGCCGGTGTGGCGGCGACGCTGACGACGGTGCTCGGCCGCTCCGTCGCCTTCGACGAACGCACAGTCGAAGAGGACAAGCAGGCGATGATGAGCGTCGGCGTGCCGGAGCCGACAGCCGCGATGAACGCTCACGCGGTCAGCCTGATCGCCGAGGGCGAGGCGGCCTGGCTGTCCGACGACGTGCCGGCGATCCTTGGCAGACAGGCCCGCACTTTCCAGCAGTTCATCACCGATCACAGGGCCGCGTTCTCTTGA
- a CDS encoding DUF6640 family protein has translation MSVRKQFGAGRLLITGVALTTAVGPYVADWNETHIHNPDWPPHAKFHNAQTMSLGLALAATSLHQLWKRPVAEGPTREGLDGAAICASLYWITQISALAYPGSAAVDPPGTATFPQGKFALPSLALIGLGYLLERTRTAKLRAE, from the coding sequence ATGAGCGTACGCAAACAGTTCGGGGCCGGTCGGCTTCTCATCACCGGCGTGGCACTCACCACGGCCGTCGGCCCCTACGTCGCCGACTGGAACGAGACCCACATCCACAACCCCGACTGGCCGCCACACGCCAAGTTCCACAACGCCCAGACCATGAGTCTCGGGCTGGCCCTGGCCGCGACAAGTCTCCACCAGCTGTGGAAGCGGCCGGTCGCCGAAGGCCCCACCCGCGAAGGGCTCGACGGCGCGGCGATCTGCGCGAGTCTCTACTGGATCACCCAGATCTCCGCCCTCGCCTATCCCGGCTCCGCCGCCGTTGATCCGCCCGGCACCGCCACGTTTCCCCAGGGAAAATTCGCACTGCCGTCCCTGGCACTCATCGGACTTGGCTATCTCCTGGAACGCACGCGTACCGCGAAACTGCGCGCTGAATGA